In the genome of Populus alba chromosome 11, ASM523922v2, whole genome shotgun sequence, one region contains:
- the LOC118031669 gene encoding E3 ubiquitin-protein ligase CSU1, with product MPQRHSKNNNDLAFFTYDEKRKLGYGTQKERLGKDSIKPFDACCLCLKPFIDPMSCQKGHVFCKECILECLLAQKKDIQRKLASHELQKKQEKEEEAEKLMSQKARELDAFDQQNHGAVPQYSDRNYSQDKNGFHGANSVKVTSYEEEALRTMKAFWLPSATPVAPVKVDAPSTCTVCPEGKEKLKTKSLFPVYFTEDTSEKKSSSSLDKTFICPSCKVTLTNTLSLVALSSCGHVFCKKCADKFMAVDKVCLACSKGCKERNLVNLEKGGTGFAGHDDHLVATDFKHLGSGSGLGLVRPATKT from the exons ATGCCGCAAAGACACTCAAAAAACAACAACGATTTAGCTTTTTTCACGTACGATGAGAAGAGAAAGTTAGGGTATGGGACACAGAAGGAGAGGCTTGGAAAGGATTCGATCAAGCCATTTGATGCTTGCTGTCTCTGCTTGAAACCATTTATAGATCCAATGTCCTGTCAAAAAGGTCATGTCTTTTGTAAAGAGTGCATCTTAGAATGCCTCTTAGCCCAAAAGAAAGACATTCAAAG GAAGCTAGCTTCCCATGAATTGCAGAAGAAACAGGAAAAGGAGGAGGAAGCAGAGAAATTGATGTCGCAGAAGGCCAGAGAGCTTGATGCATTTGATCAGCAAAATCATGGTGCAGTTCCACAGTACAGCGATAGAAACTACAGCCAAGACAAGAATGGTTTCCATGGGGCAAACAGTGTGAAGGTCACTTCATATGAAGAGGAAGCTCTCCGGACAATGAAAGCATTTTGGCTGCCCTCGGCCACGCCAGTCGCTCCGGTTAAAGTGGATGCCCCATCCACATGCACCGTCTGCCCAGAAGGCAAGGAAAAGCTCAAGACGAAGAGCCTGTTCCCAGTCTACTTCACGGAAGACACCAGTGAAAAGAAATCATCCAGCTCTCTTGATAAGACCTTCATTTGTCCTAGCTGCAAGGTCACTCTCACCAATACACTCTCACTGGTGGCATTAAGTTCTTGTGGTCATGTCTTCTGCAAGAAGTGCGCTGACAAATTTATGGCTGTTGATAAGGTTTGTCTGGCTTGCAGTAAGGGTTGTAAAGAGCGCAATTTGGTGAACTTGGAAAAAGGTGGAACAGGGTTTGCTGGCCACGACGATCACCTTGTGGCAACAGACTTCAAGCATTTGGGTAGTGGTTCAGGATTGGGACTTGTGAGACCAGCCACGAAAACTTAA